GGTGGTCGCGTAGCTGAAGAAGTTATTTTTAACGAAGTGAGTACCGGAGCGCATAACGACTTCCAACGCGCAACTGGCATTGCTCGCCGTATGGTAACAGAATTCGGAATGAGTGATAAATTAGGTCCGCTTCAATTTGGTAATGCGCAAGGTGGTCAAGTATTTTTAGGTCGTGATATTCAAAATGACCAAAATTATAGCGATACCATCGCTTATGAAATTGACCGAGAAATCCAACGTATTATTAAAGAATGTTATGAAAGAGCACGTAAAATTTTAACGGACAATCGCGACAAACTAGAATTAGTGGCGAAAACGTTAATGGAAGTAGAAACATTAAATGCGGAACAAATCCGTCACTTAGTGAATACTGGTGAACTTCCAGAAGGTCCAGGTCTTTCTGTGAAAAATGAAGAAGAACAAGTAAAAGTAAACATCAAATCACAAGAAGAAAAAGAAAATACACCAGAAGAAAAACAAGAAGCAGAAACAGAAGAACAAAAGAAAGATGAATAATTTCAAAGGGAATCTAGTGTCTAGATTCCCTTTTTTTACGCAAAATATGATATGATGAAAAAAAGTTTTTGCAATCGATTTCATGTAAAAACACTATACTCTATAAATTGTGGTGATGGATATGATCTTTGTTTTTGATGTTGGGAATACAAACATTATGTTAGGTGTTTATGATGGAAATAAGTTGAAATATCATTGGCGTATTGAAACAAATCGTCATAAAACGGGCGATGAATACGGCATGCTTATTTTAGATTTATTTCGACATGAAGAAATTAGTGTAAAAGATATTAGCGGTATTATTATTTCATCAGTTGTGCCACCTATTATGTTTGAACTAGAGCGGATGTGTGAAAAGTATTTTCATCAAAAACCACTTGTAGTGGGACCAGGAATTAAAACAGGATTAGATATTAAATACGATAATCCACGGGAAGTAGGGGCAGACCGAATCGTAAATGCGGTAGCGGCGATTCATTTATATGGAAGTCCGCTTATTATCGTTGATTTTGGTACAGCAACGACGTATTGTTTTGTAAACGAACAAAAACAATATATGGGTGGTGCCATTGCACCAGGAATTAATATTTCAACGGAAGCGTTGTACACACAGGCAGCGAAATTACCACGAATTGAAATAGCAAAACCGAACCATATTATTGGAAAGAATACCGTTGATGCGATGCAATCTGGTATTTTGTATGGATATGTAGGGCAAGTAGAAGGAATCGTAGTGAGAATGAAAAAATTTGCAAATGAAAACCTAAAAGTAATTGCAACAGGTGGATTAGCTCCTCTTATTGCAGCAGAGAGCGACGTCATTGACCACGTAGATCCATTTTTAACGTTAAAAGGATTGCAATTAATTTATTTAAAAAATCAACCAACTGCAAAATAAAGAAGGCGATGTGCTTTCTTTATTTTTTCGTGTAGAGTGAAGGATGCACAAAAGGAGTGAAAACAATGAAAGATTATTTAATACGGGCAACAGGGTTTAACGATGAAATTCGGGCATTTTCTGTCGTTTCGACATCGATTGTGAGCCAAGCGCAAAAGCGACATCAAACGTCTGCGACTGCTTCTGCCGCATTAGGAAGAACATTATCTGTTGCAGCAATGATGGGGTCGATGTATAAAGGGAATGAAAAGATTACCATCAAAATTGATGGCGATGGTCCGATTGGAGCCATTATTGTAGATGCAGATACAGAAGGAAATGTTCGCGGGTATGTTCGTCATCCAAAAGCGGATGTACCGCGTTATGACAATGGAAAATTGGCAGTAGGTGATGTAATTGGCAAAGGATTTTTAACGGTTGTAAAAGATTTAGGATTAAAAGAAAATTTTTCTGGGATGGTGCCGTTAGTGTCTGGTGAAATTGGCGACGATTTTACGTATTATTTTGCGACGTCCGAACAAGTTCCTTCTGCAGTAGGTGTAGGGGTGTTAGTAAACCAAGATGATTCCATTTCTGCAGCTGGTGGATTTATCGTGCAAGTACTGCCTGGAGCAAGCGAAGAAACCATTACAGAGTTAGAGCGTCGGATTACTTCGATGCCACACGTTTCTTCTTTAGTCGAACAAGGTTGTACACCTGAAGCGTTATTACAAGTCGTCTTAGGGGAAGATAATGTAAAAATGTTAGGGAAACAAGACATCCAATTCCAATGCGTTTGTTCCAAAGATCGTTTCGCAACAGCAATTATTGGTTTAGGTAACGATGAAATTCAAGCAATGATTGAAGAAGACGGGCAGGCGGAAACAGTGTGTCAATTTTGCGGAGAGAAGTATATTTTTACAAAAGAAGAATTAGAAAAGTTAAAAGCAAATGATTGACAGGGAAAATAAAGCGTGTTAAAATTCACTTAAACCAATAAAATTAGTCGGATATAGGAGTGAAGAGGATGCGTGTTGCAAATTCAGTGACTGAATTAATCGGTCAAACACCGATTGTAAAATTAAATGGATTCACAAATCCGGAAACAGAAGGTAACGTATATTTAAAATTAGAATATTTTAATCCAGGAAGTAGTATTAAAGATCGTATTGCTCATGCAATGATTGAAACGGCAGAAGAAGAAGGATTCATCAAACCAGGCGATACGATTATTGAACCAACAAGCGGAAATACAGGAATCGGTTTAGCAATGGTTGCAGCAGCGAAAGGATATCGTTCGATTTTTGTTATGCCTGAAACGATGAGTATTGAACGCCGTCGTTTACTACGTGCATATGGTGCAGAACTTGTTTTGACACCAGGATCTGAAGGAATGGGTGGAGCAATCCGAAAAGCAAAAGAATTATCTGACGAAAAAGGCTACTTTATGCCACAACAATTCGAAAACTTAGCAAACCCAGCGATTCATCGTAAAACGACAGGACCTGAAATTATAGAACAAATGGGAAAAGAGCTTGATGCTTTTATCGCAGGTGTTGGAACAGGCGGAACGGTAACTGGTGTAGGACAAGTGTTAAAAGAATTTAACCCAGACATTAAAGTGTATGCGGTAGAACCATCTAGTTCTCCTGTATTATCAGGAGGAAAACCAGGTCCACATAAAATTCAAGGAATCGGTGCAGGATTTATTCCAAAAACATTAGATACAGAAGTATATGATGAAATTATTAAAGTGGACAACGAAGATTCGTTTACGTATGCGCGTCGTGCTGCTCGTGAACAAGGAATTTTATGCGGAATTTCATCAGGTGCAAACATTTACGCGGCAATTCAAGTAGCGAAAAAATTAGGAAAAGGTAAAAACGTTTTAGCAATTGTTGCAAGTAACGGAGAACGTTATTTATCTACAGATTTATTTAATTTTGGTGACGAGTAAGGAAATATTCCTTGCTCGTTTTTTTGTTTCATCTATCTGATGCTTGTCGCCCTTATACAAGCACCCTTCGTTTTTGGTGCATCATAAAAAGGAAGTGGACAAATATACAGAAAAAAGGATTAGCGATTCTTATGAAAAAAGTATGTTTCTTGTCGGATTTTTTGTAAGATAGAATTATATATTGAATTGTAATAAGGGGAGTCGACTTAGTGGGACAGATAAAACAGAAACAAATGTTTTGCAAAAAGCTTACAAATTACCGTCATTTTTGGTTTCATGCGTATGAACATTTGGTAGATAAAGAGCTGTATCACATGTTATTAGAAAGCAATGAACAAGGTCGTTATTCCGTAATGGCTTGGAAAGCAGATACGATTTTCCGAGCAAAAGACGGGGAAATCGTGATTGAACATGAAAACGAACAAAAGCCATTACAAGGAACAGATCCATTAGAATTATTAAAAGGATGGATGCACTCGTATAAACGACCGAGTAAAATTGGGGTTCCTCCAATGCATGAGGGGGCATTGGGGTTTTTAAGTTACGACTATGTGCGTTATTTAGAAGATATTCCAACTATCGCAACCGATGATTTACAAACACCAGATGTTTTTTTTGTCATGTTTGATGAATTTGCTATTTTGGATAAAAAAACAGATACGTTATGGCTCATTAGTTATGACTATCCGGAAAATGCAGTATTAGTACAACATCGAATGGAATACTACGCGCAGCTTTTCCAATCAGATATTGGACCGTATAAATACGACCGAAGCATGTCACCCATGGGGGAAGTGGCAGCTGATTCGTTAACAAAAGAAG
The genomic region above belongs to Massilibacterium senegalense and contains:
- the cysK gene encoding cysteine synthase A, whose translation is MRVANSVTELIGQTPIVKLNGFTNPETEGNVYLKLEYFNPGSSIKDRIAHAMIETAEEEGFIKPGDTIIEPTSGNTGIGLAMVAAAKGYRSIFVMPETMSIERRRLLRAYGAELVLTPGSEGMGGAIRKAKELSDEKGYFMPQQFENLANPAIHRKTTGPEIIEQMGKELDAFIAGVGTGGTVTGVGQVLKEFNPDIKVYAVEPSSSPVLSGGKPGPHKIQGIGAGFIPKTLDTEVYDEIIKVDNEDSFTYARRAAREQGILCGISSGANIYAAIQVAKKLGKGKNVLAIVASNGERYLSTDLFNFGDE
- the hslO gene encoding Hsp33 family molecular chaperone HslO, which gives rise to MKDYLIRATGFNDEIRAFSVVSTSIVSQAQKRHQTSATASAALGRTLSVAAMMGSMYKGNEKITIKIDGDGPIGAIIVDADTEGNVRGYVRHPKADVPRYDNGKLAVGDVIGKGFLTVVKDLGLKENFSGMVPLVSGEIGDDFTYYFATSEQVPSAVGVGVLVNQDDSISAAGGFIVQVLPGASEETITELERRITSMPHVSSLVEQGCTPEALLQVVLGEDNVKMLGKQDIQFQCVCSKDRFATAIIGLGNDEIQAMIEEDGQAETVCQFCGEKYIFTKEELEKLKAND
- a CDS encoding type III pantothenate kinase, encoding MIFVFDVGNTNIMLGVYDGNKLKYHWRIETNRHKTGDEYGMLILDLFRHEEISVKDISGIIISSVVPPIMFELERMCEKYFHQKPLVVGPGIKTGLDIKYDNPREVGADRIVNAVAAIHLYGSPLIIVDFGTATTYCFVNEQKQYMGGAIAPGINISTEALYTQAAKLPRIEIAKPNHIIGKNTVDAMQSGILYGYVGQVEGIVVRMKKFANENLKVIATGGLAPLIAAESDVIDHVDPFLTLKGLQLIYLKNQPTAK